From the Schistocerca piceifrons isolate TAMUIC-IGC-003096 unplaced genomic scaffold, iqSchPice1.1 HiC_scaffold_808, whole genome shotgun sequence genome, the window ggggggggtcaaaccaCATCTGATAAAATcttactcggggggggggggggggggggggggaggtgaggttgaaaataaataaataaaaataataataataataataaatcactcTCACATTAATAATGTGATGCATTCTTATCGATCTGGTGAATTGAGAGTTCCGACTGTTAAGCTGATCATAAaattgtgtttcaacaaatgaggtATTCAAATGTACACTCCAACCATTCAGAAACAGGAGCTGCTTTCAGGAACAAACGTGACAACCAAAGGCTAATAACTACATCAGTTAAGTTAAAGCAATGAAACAGATCactgcctatcctgttttacagagagGTCAAGCCTCTGACCACATTCTGTGATACGGTGTGGATGTCCAACACCTTCCCACTCATgctgtcactgtccttcaaccactttccacagatggtcacgacagtagcatgcTAACAGCCAACCAGTTTCGCTGTTTCTGAGGCAACTTTCCCCAGGCAATGCGCCTTAACTTTCCCTTTGTCGGTGCATTATTATTCCTCCTCCTCACTCCCATTTTCAGCCCGTGTCACGACTAGAATGAATCCCTATTTGTCGCCACTCTGTTTACATACTACCTCTTATAGCACCGCGTGTCCACTATGCCGCCAGGTAAGTCTCATGTTGGACAGTAGTCACTGTTTTGTTTCATCAGTGTGTATTGTGAAATGGAAATAACTAGCAGGATATCTGCATGGTGTAAGACTGCTTGTTAATTTGTAATCAGTTTTCCTGGTTAAGCTGATAAAAGGGGGCTTTTTACATTCCCAAATCCAAATAAATTACTTTCATACATTATGTAATGGGTGTTAAAGATAATTCTGGatattaacaaaattaaaataattttctggtTGCAATAATGTTTAtatcaaatttaaacttttttttttataaatgctgtATAAGACTCTCTTGAATTTGGAGTGATTTCTAATTTAATGCAAACCCTACATAAGATTGTTGTAGCAGAATACAGAACCACActaagagaaggaaggataacattTTTGACATTTTGAATATATTGTTTTAAGGTGTCAAAACAGCCAACctgcaatttaattaattaataaccaCAATACAATCAAGACACATGTATTATAGAATTAACAATGTTACGGTTTTTGAAAACGTGatgtatgaggcgtgttttttaagtaagtagcgttttgaaattttaaaaaaatatgtgctaaggtatttcaattttatttttacatggaagcctgtaccttaatctacttttctacataatttcagtcaatattgaggcacttgtcataacattgtaccagtttttgaataccctcctcatagaagtctgccgcctgacttgttaaccattgtATCGACTTCGAcatcgtcttgaagacactgaccacccaggtgtttcttcaagtgcaggaacagatggtagtcactaggcgcaagatcggggcccttcggaggatgatctagagcttCCCATCAGAAAGATGTGATGAGACCTTTgctctgattcgccacatgcggacgggcactgtcttgcagcaaaacgatgcacttgctcaacttccatggactgttgctttgactcTGGTGTGACGTAGATCACCCATGttccatcgcccgtaacaatttggcttaagaaatcatcactgtcgtcgtggtaccactcaaggaaagtcaatgcactgtctaaacgtttggttttgtgcacatcagtcaacattttcggtacccaatgtgcgcacaattttcggtaattcaagtgctcggtcacaatggcatacaaaacactacgagaaacattaggaatgtCATtcagcaaggaggaaatcgtaaagcgtctgttttccctcaccttattgtccacttcctgcaccaaactttcattaacgaccaaagGACGCCCACTTGTTCACcatgcacatttgtgcagccatctttaaatgctctcacccactttcttaccattccaccactcataatgttttctctgtaaactcCACAGATCTCATGAGGAATATCgttcgcttttaggcctttagcactaagaaatcttataacagcccgtacttcagtcGGTGGGACTCATGATTTttcagaggcatcttaaacactcagtacacaatgtaaacagggaataatcagactgtaatggcgtcagtgcgtagacaacagatgtaggtaccattgcgcatgcgcagaacgctgaccgcagcgctgcggccgcAGTGTGGCAAaactgtacttacttaaaaaacacgcctcgtaggatTGTGGTTATCTGCTTTGAATAGTTTTCTTGTTGCTCACTTTAGCTGAATAACTAAGAGAGAGATTACACATCTTTGGAGAACTTAGGTTTCTTAACGTTAGAATGCTAAAGAAGGAAAATATTACACTGTTACTAAGCCAtcataaattttactactccatattttattcaaaggaagtcatacttTATAGTACATGCACTATTAATTACTATTATAAAGTCTCCAatggtatgtcacatacaaaataagtacaaaagtccTGATTTTACACCCTGTATTAACAATACCAAATTGGTTGGAACCACAAATCAGTACCAATTGCATTCTTAAATTTCACAAGGATATAGTAGTCAAGGGTTATATTTCATGGATTAATATTTCAAATCAAATTGATGCAGTCAAAATATACATATCAAGTGAGTAGGTGTCAATACATTAATGTACATGAATTCACTGCCACTGAGCAATATaatcaattattttatttgcaactcTTTGTTGACACGTTAATTCATCCGGAAACTAAATACTTGGCCTCTCCCTTGATACGTGGTGGTCAAGGATATCCAAGTTTTCACTGACTACTTGGAAGGTgataattacatttacacagttacttATCGGAATGGTAGCAAGGGTGTGGCCTACCTATGATAAAAACATAGTATACTAGTACCAAATATAAGCAAGCACATGTCTCCATCTTAAAATCTGGTCAGCACCAATGGTGAATAAAAAATTCAATGACTTCATGATAAACCACTCTAACAATGTAAAATTTACGCTAAGTTCCAACAATACATGTAACAACTATAAAGGTAACATATTTttcaattattataattataaaaacAATGGGAATATGTTTAATCAAATTTATACACTAACgttttatcaaaatttttattgGTTTATTTCATTTATCCTGCCTCCAATAGCAAGTATACGACTTGTTCTCCACAGGTCAAGGGGATTGTTCAATACAAATCATTGGCTTTGGCTGCGAGTTTGTGAAGCCAATTAATCTGACAAAACCTGGTTGTGGCAACAGGCTGATAAGTAGCTCAGCCTGTTTTCAAAATACATAACATCATATTACAGTCGTCATATTGTTTACAGTGTGTAAGGCacggttcaatgtcaggtttgctgttggaaaagtTTTGGggttgggttgcaaagtgatatttccaacaGATATTACATGTGAAAGAAAGAAGGTCCTTCGCCAGACCTGCATgatcaaatgcaggtttagggctgaaaatGGGCCCTTAGTTAATACAGAGAggagagtgctttagatgagaggatagggacactgtactgttgtgactggttcttgggattatgggttattcttggtctgggaggcagcggtgaaggctgtgggatgttaacgaggttggccaagctcagtttgtaggagaggaTTGGTGGCTGATGGTGTGGCTGTATAGGGAGcagcagagggacaggaagggaaatacCACCGCTCAGGTAGTTTAGaagaaggtgggatagctttcagaggtgaagtctggcatgttgttgcagtcttAAATTGGCTTGGTAGATgataccattcaaggaaacatgaggggcaggattttgtagaaggagagaagtCTGGTAGAGTGGAAACTGGCTGATGAGGCATGTAGGTCACAGATTAGCCAGGTaagagcaagagattgctgtatcTGACATTTTAAAAGAGCATGGTGTAGGGTTGGATTGAATCAACGTTAGGCTTTTTGAAGTAATTCCAAGGGATAAGCAGGTTTCAAAAACAGAATGTAGGACCTTAGTTCTGATAATGCAAAGGCATGTTTTTGAAAGGAACAGATGTAATATGAGatgggattcatcatggcaagagagGACAGTTTGGAGAGTTAAAAATCGTAAGCGTGGCAAAAAAAAATAAGCAGAGGgtggaaaagatagaaaaatggaagaaaagcaaCAAAAAAGTTGGAAAAATCTGTACATAAATCGTTAATACGAGATAATGACTAAAAGGAAAAGATTGATCAGGAAAGTCatgaaaacagacaaaattttagaaactgggtaaacagaatgcaaaaatcACAGGAGAAAATTTACACAACTTAGCTTGGCAATTACACTGACGTAAGACGCCAATTAAAgttgatcagaatgagattttcactctgcagcggagtgaacgctgatatgaaatttcctggcagattaaaactgtgtgctgggttgAGACtctaactagggacctttgccttttgtgggcaagtgctctaccaactgaggtaccctttctttcaggagtgctagtcctgcatgatttgcatgagagcttctgtaaagtttggaaggtaggagacgagatactggcagaagtaaagctgtgaggctggggcgccagtcgtgcttgggtagctcagttggtagagcacttgcccgcgaaaggcaaaggtcccaagttcgagtctcagtccggcacacagttttaatctcccaggaagtttcaaagctgaTCAGAGCAATGTGCCATaaaacaaatgcacaaaaacatGAAAGAATTACGTACAAACAAGATAAGTGGATGGTGGAAAAGAAAATAGTGTCAATTTGCAAGTATTTTTTGCAAATTTAACAGCTATTTTCTTTCCACCTTCCATTTACCATGTTTGTATGTAATTCTTTATCATGTACTATTTACAGTGTTTGTTGCATGTTTCTtatgtcacaggtcaaagccgacaATTCATATCAAACATTTATTTATATCCTGCTCCACTTATTGTATTAATGAAGGTGAGTATTTTATCCAACtgcttaagttttaagtagctccTAGGTGTAAATGAAACCAGAAATAAAACTAGAACGATAAGACAATGAATGGACAACTGAATACCATTATAGAAAAACTAGGTCATTAGACAATTACACACAGAGGCATTTCTTTAATACTCAGTTGCTTTTGAATTCAATAATAAAGTACAATAATCCAAAACATTTATATCATTGATGATGCACTTCATTGAGCTACACATGTGTTGCAGTTCCTTGTAACATGTTAATTTTCTGAACATCAGTAAATACCTTTTCACAAAAAGATATTGGTTTGCTTCAGTAGCACAAACTCCCAACTACTTTCTATAAAGAAATTTGAGCTACTGTTCAAAATAATCCActcttcaataattacactccacACTATTTCACAGCTTGCACATATTTGGCGATCTAAGGACAATCTTTATGACATTCTCAGTTAAATGCTTCATTTGTTTTCCCTTCCTTTGTCTTGCTTGTCTGTCTCTTCCAGAATACTTACAATTCTTTTGATATCTTTGATTAATTTTGCAAGAGCTGCTGGATTAGCTCCGTGTTCCATCAGCCGCATGCTGAGCACCAGAGTTTTCGGATCGAGATCCACACCCATCAGCTGTGAAACTTCATGCATCTTCTTGATCAGATACTGAGCCTCAAGAACTTTTTCTAAATTTGGATtcccttttcctgccattttttttttttttttacctggaaCAGGAAAATTAGAAAAATTTCACTTGAAATACAAAACTATTGTTTAACATATTTCTCTAGTGGTTTCTGTTTGGAAAAACAAACTTTTAATACTACTACAGAGGCAAGAACATCTTCCTGCACTATCCTATTTTGTTAAAGTTTTATACATGTATGTATTATCTGTAATGCGTGTGACATGTCTGATACTCTTGTACTGCATggtctatggatgaataaataattCCCTCATGATGCACAGCATAATTTGAGAAAAGGTGTCAACCAAGACAGCACTGCAAACATTTGCAACATGCATAAAGCCAGTAAATGAACAGAAAGTTTGTGGGATATACCTAGACGCCTCAATCAAAACAGTCAACTACAAATGTGATGACACATtgctacagaaattgcgtcttagtGCGAGGGGAACAGCAGTCGATATTGTTCGACCATTCATGAAATAAAGATACCTGTGTGAATGTTTACTTAACAAGTGAAGTATTGTTCGTCTCCACATCTCTTAATTCTTCACATGAATGAGCTATCTGTGCCAATAACAGAAGTTGATGTTATGTATGCTGATGGTACCTCCTTCATAGCTGTGACCATTgtgaaataatttgaaaaatttcagTCTCAGCATGTAAAAGCTACGCTGCAAATGAATCCCagaagaaaaatacaaaagttgaCTTCAATCTCACACATGGAAACTTTTCTGCATGATGAAAAAGATTACAATTTTATGGCACCAATGGTTGGTAGATACTttatacaaaaaaatgtttgttgGAAAAATAATTTCAACCACACTTAACAACGAAGGTTTTTACTACAGTAAATAAGAGACATCATTTAATATATACTAAGAACTGATTTAATCAGAAGAAGCGTACTCCGCACTGATCTGTGGCATAGCAGCTAATTTACATTCAAAGGTTGCTAAGGCATCATCAGAACACCACCACTGCCTGTATTGACATAGTATCTCCTCACGGTAATTGTGTAGAAATATATAAATAGAGAATTGTCTGACTATGACACACCACAAATACTGCTTATAACATTACATTTAACTGTGTATGTTTGTACACATTTTTTTCATGTGCAGATCTGGTGAGGAAGCATCACAATACCACcacccccgccccccatccccctcccttgTACAAAGAAAAGAGTTAGGACAAGCATTTATAATTTACACCCATGAATTTCCAAATTTCATATGTAGTACTTGGATAACACAGCAGCATGCAAATAAAATTCCCAGAAATGTCATGGAATTCTTGaaattaaaaaactaaatttaacacTTTTCACTTGCTTCTGAGAAGCGCTGTCTCAAGGACGGGCCTCGTAGGCTACATTCAGCCAGGCAAATGCACACCTTCATAGGCTGGCTGGCTGTAACTGCTCAACAAATCAGACAGTTTGTGAGTCCTCAGGTGGAGCTGGTAAAGCACAGGGTTACGGTTAAGGGGAAACAAAGGGAAAGACCCACCACTATAGAAAAACTGAACAATAACAGAAAGACTGAGTTCCTAAATAGAGACAGAAATGACAATGTAAACATTCCTGTCATTTACAAACTCACATACGAATAGTTTGCAGATATGTGATCATAATCTAAGTACAAAGCGAAATATGTTGACAGTGCTATTGCGTCAGCAAAACTGAGAGGTTGTTGCTATTATGGTTCTTGAATTAGCTGCAAGGCATGTGGACTCCTTCACATTCGATGTGAATGTTTCGTAAATACTTGAACGTTATATTTAAGCAATATACTAGTACCAATGATTTTCATTTCAAAAGACTTTACGTACTTTATTGTAATCAAACAGTTGATTACTATATTAAAGCATTTTATATATCGTCATCGTCAAAATCTTAATCTTCTGTGGCACACTGCGACGACGCCCAGCTAAATTCAGATGTTTGGCTGAGGCAACAACAAATTAAGTCCACTACTCCTGCTCCTTCCCCTTCAAGAAACAAATTCTGGCTCCGCACCTGTATCTATTGTTTTAATTTAGTGTTTATCACCTACCCATTACTGTAAAATGATCTATGAACACAAACGCCTGAGTTGAGACATTAAAACTTCTGTAACTGATTCCGGGGCCACACTGTGTATGGAGTTTTGAATTGGAGGTTTTGAGAAATGCCTTCGTTTCCAGCGGGATAGTATTACTTAAACGAACGGACAGAATAGAAAATATAGAGTAGTTGGACGCAACTGTGTGTGGCCAACCTGCACGTATATTTCCTACTGCACTGATAAATAAGACACGAATTACCTATCAATCATTGTTTACGCCCTGTATTCGAATTACACAACATTGCCGCCAACAGCTGTTTCGTTTCCAGCGATGCCAACCACGTTAAATTAGCTATTAATGTTCCATCAAAGATAAGATTTATTGttattatcaatatttttattTGAGAAGATAAATCATGGAAGTATCCATGGGATAAATACCACAGACACGAATTACCTATCAATCATTGTTTACGCCTTGTATTCGAATTACACAACATTGCCGCCAACAGCTGTTTCGTTTCCAGCGATGCCAACCACAGGGCGATGTACGTATCAAGTACCAATTAATACAAATTTTATCTAACAAATTTACTGTCAAATCATCAGTATGGCTTCAGGCAATCCAGATCCACAACCACAGCAGCCTATGAATATTTGCACTCCATTCTAAAAGCTGTAGCTGAAAAGGAAATAGCTACTGAAATATTCTTGgacctatccaaagcatttgacatttTAGATAATGGTATCCTACTAAGCAGGTTGGAAAGAAAGGGAATTAGAGGTATTCCAAATGAATGGATTAGATCATATCTTACTAGCCGGCAACAAAAAGTTGTTCTCAAACAAGACACAATAACTGAAAAAATTTCAAGAACAACAACATTCAAATCAGAAAATACTAtcaaatatggtgtgccacaaggatcaACACTAGGTCCTATCCTCTTTCTTTTGTATATCGTTAACCTGAGTGACACTGTCCTTGttaaacagaaaactttatttgcagatgacaccagtattttGATTACAGGGTCAGACCGAAAACAGCTTCAATTAACGACAGATGCATCATTGCTGGAGATAACACACCGGTTTGAAAAAAATGAACTTATAATTAACACTGGGAAAACGATGGCCATGAACTTTCATATATCCCActataaacaaaaaaatgaacacGCATTGgaaataaacaacaaaattgtaaaattagtTTATGATGTTAAATTCCTAGGAATATATCTGCAGAGTGATCTCAAGTGGAATACACGCAATGAAGCTCTTACAATCAAGCTATCATCGATCTGTTACATGCTATGGATACTAAGGACAAGCTGTAATAGGGAAATAATAATACAGGCATATTACACACATTTCCGGTGCGCAATccgatatggaataatattttggggaaatgcGCCCTGTAGTCAATCTGTTTTCAAAACCCTGAAACGagctatcagaatcatctgcaacaTAAAACGGCAAGGTTCATGTCGCTCTCTTTATCCTACTCTAAAGATACTGAATCTACCACGCACatatatatttgaaacaatagtctTCGTAAGAGACTATTTAAGAACCTCCAATgcctatcagctgaacagctctgtgcacaattacacaacaagaaatggcaataacattcatgtctcatATGCCAGAAGTGAGCCGACCAGAAGAGTGTCCTTCATAGAGGAACACAATTATATAACCACCTTCCTAACAACATCAAGTTGGTAAACCAAGacagcttgttcaaaaaaaaaagctgaagtctactctgtaaatgaataatctcataatgaaacagaattttataatgttaaattaataaacaatttatggcaattatttgtttattaaagtGTACTAGTTGTACGTGTAATGCTGAATTAATGTAGATATTTGTAGTCCACAGCATTGTATTGATCTtattatatttgtgtgtgtgtaatttttatctTTCTGTATCGTTTAATGACCTGTCCTATATCTGTACAAGACGTCACAGGACCaaacctaaataaataaataaaaatgagatatctcgaacagaaaGGACCTTCTCCATGCTAAacggcatggattccaaaaacatcactCATGCGAAACCCACTTCACAACTttctcacatgttgttgttgttgtggtcttcagtcctgggactggtttggtgcagctctccatgctactctatcctgtgcaagcttcttcatctcccagtacctactgcaacctgcatccttctgaatctgcttagtgtattcatctcttggtctccccctatgatttttaccttccacgctgccctccaatactaaattggtgatcccttgatgcctcagaacatgtcctaccaaccgatcccttcttctggtcaagttgtgccacaaacttctcttctccccaatcctgttcaaaacttcctcattagttatgtgatctacccatctaatcttcagcattcttctgtagcactacatttcaaaagcttctattctcttcttgtccaaactatttaccgtccatgtttcacttccatacatggctacactccatacaaatactttcagaaataacttcctgacacttaaatctatactcgatgttaacaaatttctcttcttcagaaacgctttccttgccattgccagtctacattttatatcctctctacttcgtccatcatcagttattttgctccccaaatagcaaaactcctttactactttaagtgtctcatttcgtaatctaataccctcagcatcacccgacttaactcgactacattccattatcctcgttttgcttttgttgatgttcatcttatatcctcccttcaagacaccgtccattccgttcaactgctcttccaagtcctttgctgtctctgacagaattacaatgtcatcggcgaacctcaaagtttttatttcttctccatggattttaatacctactccaaatttttcttttgtttcctttactgcttgctcaatatagagattgaataacatcggggagaggctacaaccctgtcttactcctttcccaaccactgcttccctttcatgtccctcaactcttataactgccatctggtttctgtacaagttgtaaatagcctttcactccctgtattttacccctgccacctttagaatttgaaagagactattccagtcaacatcgtcaaaagctttctctaagtctacaaatgctagaaacgtaggtttgccttttcttaatctttcttctaagataagtcgtaaggtcagtattgcctcacgtgttccagtatttttacggcatccaaactgatcttccccgaggtcggcttctattagtttttccatttgtctgtaaagaattcgtcttagtactttgcagctatggcttattaaactgattgtcggtaattttcacatctgtcaacacctgctttctttgggattggaattattatattcttcttgaagtctgagggtacttcgcctgtttcatacatgttgctcaccagatggtagagttttgtcaggactggctctcttaagactgtcagtagttccaatggaatgttgtctactccgggggccttgtttcgactcaggtccttcagttctctgtcaaactcttcacgcagtatcgtatctcccatttcatcttcatttacatcctcttccatttccataatattgtcctcaagtgcatcgcccttgtatagaccctctatatactccttccacctttctgctttcccttctttgcttagaactgggtttccatctgagctcttgatgttcatacatgtggttctcttatctccaaaggtctctttaatttccctgtaggcagtatctatcttacccctagtgagataagcctctacatccttacatttgtcctctagccatccctgcttagccattttgcacttcctgtcgatctcatttttgagacgtttgtattcctttttgcctgcttcatttactgcaattttatattttctcctttcatcagttaaattcaatatttcttctgttaccaaaggatttctactaaccctcttctttttacctacttgatcctctgctgccttcactacttcatccctcagagctactcattcttcttctaccgtatttcttccccccattcctgtcaactgttcccttatgctctccctgaaactctgtacaacctctggttctttcagtttatccaggtcccatctccttaaattcccacctttttgcagtttcttcagttttaatctacaggtcataaccaatagattgtggtcagagtccacatctgcccctggaaatgtcttacaatttaaaacctggttcctaaatctctgtcttaccattatataatctatctgataacttttagtatctccagggttcttccatgtatacaaccttctatcatgattcttaaaccaagtgttagctatgattaagttgtgctctgtgcaaaattctatcaggtggcttcctctttcatttcttagccccaatccatattcgcctactacgtttccttctctcccttttcctacactcgaattacagtcacccatgactattaaattttcgtctcccttcactatctgaataatttcttttatttcatcatagattgcttcaatttcttcgtcatctgcagagctagttggcatataaacttgtaccactgtagtaggtgtgggcttcgtatctatcttggccacaataatgcgttcactacgctgtttgtagtagcttacccgcattcctattttcctattcattattaaacctactcctgcattacctctatttgactttgtgtttataaccctgtagtcacctgaccagaagtcttgttcctcctgccaccgaacttcactaattcccactatatctaactttaacctatccatttccctttttaaattttctaacctacctgcccgattaagggatcttacattccacgctccgatccgtagaacgccagttttctttctcctgataacgacattctcttgagtagtccccgccctgagatccgaatgggggactattttacctccagaatattttacccaagaggacgccatcatcatttaatcatacagtaaagctgcatgccctcggaaaaattacggccgtagtttccccttgctttcagccgttcgcagtaccagcacagcaaggccgttttggatattgttgcaaggccagatcagtcaataatccagactgttgcccttgcaactactggaaaggctgctgcccctcttcaggaaccacacgtttgtctggcctctcaacagatacccctctgttgtggttgtacctacggtacggctatctgtatcgctgaggcacgcaagcctccccaccaacggcaagatccatggttcatgggggggactttctcacatgatatagtgAAATCTTTCGATTATGGCAGTCAGGCAGATGCAATATACCTTGATTaccaaaaggcatttgactctgtggtaccacatctacgcttatttcGGGAAGTACAGGACTGATTAAATCAGCAATTTGGTACCATATAACCTTACCACAGAATTCGGAAGTATGTACACATGGGACatcaagggaaatttgtgactgggttgagaaTTTCCTGGTAGGGAGCATGTTATGTTGACGAGACAGTCATCAAAAGACGTAGAAATAACTTGTTGTATATTAATTGCTTTGGGGACAATATCAATCACAGTCTAACATAGATAGAGACATGTTAGATTGTGATATCAATAGTAGCTTCacactttttgcaaatgatgcagttatctacaatgaagtagaCCTACAGTGTGAATGAAGCagcataaacattcagtcagatcttgataagatttcaaagcagtg encodes:
- the LOC124770380 gene encoding mitotic-spindle organizing protein 1-like, which produces MGKKKKKMAGKGNPNLEKVLEAQYLIKKMHEVSQLMGVDLDPKTLVLSMRLMEHGANPAALAKLIKDIKRIVSILEETDKQDKGRENK